ACGGCCTCACCGGCCGGCGGATCCTCGTCACCGGCGCCGGCGGCTCGATCGGCTCGGAGCTGTGCCGCCAGGTGATGAAGGCCGACCCGGGCGAACTGATGATGCTCGACCGCGACGAGTCGGCGCTGCACGCGCTGCAGATGTCGCTCGACGGCCGGGCGATGCTGGACGGCCCCGAGCTGATCCTGGCCGACCTGCGCGACGACGAGAGCATCCGGCGGATCATCCGGGAACGCCGCCCCGAGATCATCTTCCACGCCGCCGCGCTCAAGCACCTCACGCTGCTCGAACGGCACCCGGGCGAGGCGGTCAAGACCAACGTGTGGGGCACCCTGTCGGTGCTGGACGCCTGCCAGGATGTGGCCAAGTTCGTGAACATCTCCACCGACAAGGCCGCCGATCCGATCAGCGTCCTGGGCTACTCCAAGCGGATCACCGAGCGGCTGACCGCGCACGCCGCCTCACGCTTCCCCGGCACCTTCCTGAGCGTCCGCTTCGGCAACGTACTGAGCAGCCGGGGCTCGGTGGTCACCGCCTTCCAGCGGCAGATCGAGACGGGCAACCCGCTCACCGTCACCCACCCGGAGGTCACCCGCTACCTGATGACCGTGCAGGAGGCGGTGCACCTGGTGCTCCAGGCCGCCGAGATCGGCCGCGACGGCGAGGCGCTGGTGCTGGACATGGGCGAGCCGGTACGCATCGCCGACCTGGCCCGGCAGATGGCCGAGCAGGCCGCCAGCGACGTACCGATCGTCTTCACCGGGCTGCGACCCGGCGAGAAGCTGCACGAGGACCTGCTGGGCACCGGCGAGAGCGACGCCCGCCCGCTGCACCCGCTGGTGTCGCACGTCGCCGTGCCTCCGCTGGACCCGCTGGAGGTCAGCGGCCTGGACCCGTTCGACGACCCGGAGAAAGTCATCACCGAGCTGGCCCGCCTCTGCGCCCAGCCGGTCGGTCGGGTCGGCGACACCGTCCTGGGTGGCCTGCCCCTGCCACGTTGACCTACCGGTACGCGAGAGGGCTGGTGAGCGGGGTCGCTCACCAGCCCTTCGCCTCGTGGCTCAGCGGCGGATGCCCGCCCAGTCATGGTGTCGGCGCACCGTCGACAGGATGAAGTTCACCACCAGGCGGGACGTGTCGGTGACCTGGTAGTCGGCCGGGCAGGGCACGCCCGCCACCGCCACCTGGTCGATCGCCACCCGCACCGCCTCGACGACTCCCTCGCGGTCCAGGCCCGTCATGATGATGCCGCCGGCATCGAGCGCCTCCGGACGCTCCATCGACTCGCGCAGGGTCACCGCCGGGAAGCCGAGGATCGCCGCCTCCTCGCTGATGGTGCCACTGTCGGAGAGGACACACCGGGCGCGGGTCTGCAGGCGTACGTAGTCGAAGAACCCGAACGGCTCGTGGAAGGCGATGCCGTCCAGGTCGGTCCCGTCGTCGGTCAGCGACTCCAGCCGCTTGCGGGTGCGCGGGTGGGTGGAGACCAGCACCGGGAGTCCCCACTCGGCGCGGACGGCGCGCAGGCAGTCGAGCAGCCGCCGCAACCGGGCCGGATCGTCCACGTTCTCCTCCCGGTGGGCGCTGACCACGAAGTAGCCACCGGGATCCAGCTCCAGTTGGCGCAGGATGGACGACGCCTCGATCTGCGGCCGGTAGTGATCGAGCACCTCCCGCATCGGCGAACCGGTGTGCAGGATCCGCCGTGGATGCAAACCCTCGGCGAGCAGGTTCCGCCGGGCGTGCTCGCTGTAGACGAGGTTGAAGTCGGCGACGTGGTCGACGAGGCGGCGATTGGTCTCCTCCGGCACGTTGAGGTCGAAGCACCGGTTGCCCGCCTCCATGTGGTAGACCGGCACCCGCATCCGTCGCGCCATCACCGCCGCGATGGCGCTGTTGGTGTCGCCGAGCACGAGCAACGCGTCCGGCCGCAGCTCGCGGATGGCCTCCTCCACGCCGACGAGGACCCCGCCGAGCACCCGCCCCAGCGAGGACGTATCCACCCGGAGAAAGCGATCGGGCTCCCGAATGCGCATCTCGGTGAAGAACACGTCGGACAGGGAACGGTCCCAGTTCTGTCCCGTGTGCACGAGCACATGTTCGACCGTCCGGTCCAACCGATCCGTGATCCGGGACAACCGGATGATCTCCGGCCGCGTCCCCACCACGGTCATGACCCGCGTCATCGCCCCACCCTTCGCACGGCCGGCCCGACAACGCGCCGGCAACGGACCGGTGTTCAACGAGCAGAACCAGTGGACGGTGACGCGGAGAATGCGCGAACAATTGTCACCTTATTGATTCACCGGTCGATTCTGCGTTTGCCACCACCTCATCACTTGTCGAGTTGTAGGGTCCGATTCGACGCGAACCAACAACTCCCCCTGAGAACAGCGGGAAAGACAGGAGGAGATGTGACTTCCTCACTATCCGGCCGCCATTTCCTGATCACCGGCGGCACCGGCTCCTTCGGGCAGACGATGGTTTCCCGACTGCTCGACGCCGGCGCCGCCGAGGTGCGCGTACTCAGTCGGGACGAGTCCAAGCAGGACGCCATGCGGCACCGGCTGCGCGACGACCGGGTGCGCTACTACGTGGGGGACGTCCGGGACTTCGACAGCGTGGTCAAGGCCGCCCGGGGCGTCGAGTTCGTCTTTCACGCGGCGGCCCTCAAGCAGGTGCCGTCCTGCGAGTTCTTCCCGCTGGAGGCGGTACGGACCAACGTGCTCGGCAGCGCCAACGTGGTCGACGCCTGCGAGCGCAACGGCGTCGAGACCCTGGTGCTGCTCAGCACCGACAAGGCCGTCTACCCGGTCAACGCCATGGGCATGACCAAGGCGCTGATGGAGAAGGTCGCCCAGGCGCACGCACGGAACAATCCCTCGGCCCGGACCCGGGTCTGCTGCGTCCGCTACGGCAACGTCATGTACTCCCGGGGCTCGGTCATCCCGCTGTTCATCGAGCAGATCCGCAACGGCGTCGCGCCCACGGTGACCGAACCGACGATGACCCGGTTCCTCATGTCACTGGGCCAGTCGGTGGAACTGGTCGAGCACGCGTTCCGGCACGGCCAGCCCGGCGACATCTTCATCCGTAAGGCCGGCGCCTGCACCATCGGCGATCTCGCCACCGCACTGTGCAACCTGTTCGGCGCGCCGGCCAAGTTCGAGGTCCTCGGCATCCGGCACGGCGAGAAGCTGTACGAGACGCTGGCCAGCCGGGAGGACCTGGCCCGGGCCGAGGACTTCGGTGACTTCCTACGGGTGCCGATCGACAGCCGCGACCTCAACTACGCCCTGTACTTCGACGAGGGCGACACCCGCCAGGAGCACGTCGGGGACTACCACTCGCACAACGCCCGTCGGCTGGACGTACCGGAGATCATGTCACTGCTGCTGACCCTGCCGGAGATCCGCGCGCAGCTCGACGGCATCGAGCAGCCGACCGCGATCCGCGGCGCGTGACCGGGCCAGGCGCGCCGGCCGTCAACCCGGCGGCGACGCGGGTCGCGCTGGTCAGCCAGTTCTTCCCACCGGAGCCGGTACCCATACCGCTGGGCCTCACCCGCTGTCTGCGCCGGCAGGGCTACGTGGTGGACGTGCTGACCGGGGTGCCGAACTACCCGACCGGGATCGTCCACCCGGGCTACCCGCACCGGCGGCGCACGGTCGACGGCGTCGACGGCGTCCGGGTGCTGCGCACCCCGCTGCACCCGAGCCACGACCGCTCCGCCGTCGGTCGCGCCGCCAACTATCTGAGCTGGGCGGCGTCCTCGACCCTGCTGGGGTCACCGCTAATGCGTACCGCCGATGTGGCGCTGGTCTACTCCTCGCCGGCGACCGCGGCCTCCGCCGCGCTGGCGGCCCGGCTGCGCTGGGGAGTCCCGTACGTGCTGATGGTGATGGACCTCTGGCCCGACTCGGTCTTCGCCACCGGGTTTCTCACCCGAGGTATCGCCCACCGGGCCGCGGAAGCGACGCTACGCCGGTTCACCGACCTGACCTACCGCTGGGCCGACCACGTCACCGTCCCCTCCCCCGGCCTGCGCGACATCGTCGTGGCGCGCGGCGTGCCCGCCGAGAAGGTGTCGGTGATCTACAACTGGGCGGACGAGAAGCTCATGCAGCCGACCGAGCCCGATCCTCACCTCCGATCGCGCCTGGGCCTGACCCCCGACGACTTCATGCTGATGTACGGCGGGAACCACGGTCCGGCGCAGGACCTCGGTGTGGCGATCGCGGCCATGGATCGGCTCCGCGACCTGACCGACGTCCATCTGGTACTGGTCGGCGACGGGGTGAGCCGGCCGGCCCTCCGTGCCCGGGCCGAGGGGCTTGGCCTCCGCACGGTCCACTTCGTCGACCCGGTCGCACCGGAGCAGATGGCCGCCGTGATGGCTGCCGCCGACATCCAGCTCGTCTGTCTCGCCGACGAGCCGCTGTTCCAGATCACCATGCCGAGCAAGGTGCAGACCATCCTCGCGTGCGGCCAACCGGTCCTCTCCTGCGCCCCGGGAGACGCGGCCCGGGCGGTACGCGACGCGGGTGCCGGATTCACCTCCCCACCGGGCGATCCGCAGCAACTGGCCGAGACGGTCCGGCTGGCCCACGCCACCCCACGCTCCCGCCTGCGGGCCATGGGACGGGCCGGCCTCGACCACTACCGACTCCTCATGAGCGAGGGGGCCAACGCCCCGGCCCTCGCCGAACTGCTGGCCGACGCCGCCGCGAAGGGCCGCCGGCGACCGCACGGAAAACAGGAGCGACGATGAGCCGACGCGTACTCGTCCTGGGCGCCACCGGGATGCTCGGCCACACCCTCATGCGGGAACTGCTCGACGCCCCCGGCGTCGAGGTGCGCGGCGCCGCGCGCGGCGCGGCCGGCCTGCCGCCCGAGGTGGCCGGACGGGTCACCACCGGCGTGGACATCCTCGACCCGGGACGGGTGGGCCGGCTGCTCGACGAGGTCGGGCCCGACGTGGTGGTCAACTGCGTGGGCGTGATCAAGCAACGACCCGAGGTCCAGGACGCGGTGCACACCGTCACGGTCAACGCACTGTTCCCGCACCAGCTGGCCGAGGAGTGCGGGCGCCGCGACGCCCGCCTCGTACACGTCAGCACCGACTGCGTCTTCTCCGGCGACCGGGGTGGCTACGTGGAGACCGACATCCCCGACCCGCCGGACCTGTACGGCCGGTCGAAGCTGCTCGGTGAGGTCCACCGCGCACCGGCACTGACGCTGCGCACCTCGATCATCGGGCACGAGCTGACCGGCCACCGGTCCCTCGTGGACTGGTTCCTGTCGCAGAACTCCGTCGTGTCGGGCTACACCAAGGCGATCTACAGCGGCGTCACCACGGTCGAGTTCGCCCGGCTGCTGCGGTCGGTCGTCCTGCCCCGCGAGGACCTCGGTGGCCTGTACCACGTGGCGGCGTCCCCGATCTCGAAGTACGAACTGCTGAAACTGGTCGCGGACGCGTACGGCTGGGCCGGGCGGATCGTGCCGCACGACAGCTTCGTCTGCGACCGTTCCATGTCGGCCGAGGCGCTGGCGGGAGCGACCGGCTACCGCCCCCCCGCCTGGCCGGAGATGATCGCCCAGCTTCACGGCGCTGCCACCCGGTGGGGGATCCGGTCGTCATAGGTGGCGTGGGACCGCTCGATCAGCCGCAGGGCGATCGAACGGTGGAACTGTGATCTGGCGGCGCGGGCCAAGCGGAATACGACTCCGACCCTGAAGTCGGTCATCGTAGCCAGCCCATGAACCGGCGGTGCAGCGTGCCGGCGGTGGACCAGCTCAGGTCGTCGCTCGCCGCGACCAGGCACGCGCCCATGTAGAGCGCCAGGGACACGGGGGCCTGGTCGTACTCGGTGCGCAGCTCGATGCGGCGTCGAGCGCAGGGCCAAGGACGGTCGCACCCGGCACAGATCCAGGTGGGCATGACCGGGCCGTGGTTTGTCATGACGCCTCCTGCGGCCAGTGCCCGCGATTGATCGGGACTCGGTGGCGCCGCCGGCAAGGCAGCTCTGCACCGCAGCGGCACACCCTGCGCCACCGCGCCCAGCTCCAGACGGGGCGGTGACGGCGGGCAAGCGTGAGAGCGGTGACTACGACGTAGGTGTCATAGGTCGTCTTCTCCATCGATTCCCCCTGGTTGGTAACCGGGCGATGCCACAGGGCCACGGTGCCACCTGGCATCGCGCTCCGCAATATGCGGACAGCGTTTCAGTCATCGGCGAGTTGCGATTGACCTTCACGGTGGCAAACCAGAGAATGTGGACGTGACCAGACGTAACAGCCCGACCGTGAAGCGTCGCCGGCTCGCGCTTACCTTGCGCAAGCTCCGTGAGCAGACCGGCTTGTCGTCAGCGGAGGCCGCGCGACGGGTGGACCACGACGCCAGTTGGCTGAGCCGGATCGAGATAGCCGAAGTGCGGCCTCATCCCAACGACGTGCGGGCACTGCTCACGCTGTACGGGGTGGCCGGTGAGGAAGCCGAGGCCGTCATCGAGGTGGCGCGGCAGGCGAAACAGCGCGGCTGGTGGCAGCAGTACAGCGACGTCCTCCCAGGCTGGTTCGCCACCTACGTCGGCATGGAGTCCGAGGCGTCGGTGATCCGCTCGTACCAATGCCAGATGATCCCCGGCCTGCTCCAGACGGAGGATTACGCCCGAGCCGCCTTCCGGGGCGCACCTGTGCCGATGCGGGACGAGGAGGTGGAACGCCAGGTAGCGCTCCGCATGGAACGTCAGGCCATCCTCGGCAGTGCCGGCCAACCGACCCTCCGCGTGATCCTCGATGAAGGCGCGGTGCGCCGCGCCGTCGGCGGGCCGGACGTCCTACGTGCCCAGATAACCCGTCTGCTGGAGGAGTCCAGCCGATCTCGCCTACAGATCCAGGTGTTGCCGTTCGGGGCGGGGACCGGGTTCGACGGCAGCTTCGTCATCCTGGACTTCCCGCCGCTGCCCGCCCCGTACCCGGATGCCGTTGAGGACCGCTTGGTCTACGTCGATACTCTGACCGGTGCCCTGTACCTGGAGGCACCGGCCGAGGTTGCCGGGTACGCTGCTGCGTTCGAACAACTCGCCGCCAACGCGCTATCGCCGTCAGAGTCGCGAGATACGCTCCGTAAGCTCGCCGTGGAGTAGGCGATCAAGAGGGGAGCGTTGCGTGGATCTTTCTCGCGCCGAATGGCATAAGAGCACTCGGTCCGGTTCTTCTGGGGACTGCGTCGAGGTCGCCGGCAACCTGCCGGGCGTGGTGGGCGTACGCGACAGCAAGGAACCGCACGGTCCAGTGCTCACCTTCAGCCCGACCGGCTGGTCGGCGTTCGTGAGCGGCGTCAAGAGGCACCGGGGCTGAACGCGCGTCGGGGTCGTCGGCCCGTAGGCCAGCGACCCCGAACCACAGTCGGTCAGCGATTGCTGCGGTGCCGCCCGGCGGAGCGCTGAGGCTGGTCCACCCGCCACCGGTCGCCGCCGCTGCCAGCAACGACTCCGCCAGCCGGGTCTCCCAGCCGGCGGACGACCCAACCCACGGCGAGGACCAGCGCCGCCAGGACGAGCAGGCGGCCACCGGTGCGGGCGACGTAGGTGAAGCTGCCGACCCAGACAAGGTCGAACATGCCGACGGCCGCGAGCACCGACGCGACGTACGCGCTGAGCCGCGCGGGCGTGGTCAGCGGACGCGACGCGGCACGGGCGTACAGCCGGTCGACGGCGCGCACGACGAGCCCGGCGACGGGGATCATCAGTGCCAGGCCCCACAGTCCGAAGTTGTACAGCCACTCGCCCTGCCAGAGCGCCGCCGACGAGTGCTCCGTCCCGGCCAGGTCGGGTCGGAGCAGCGGCACCAGGTCGGCACCGAAGCCGACCGGCTTGTCGGGCCACAGGGCGCGCGGGATCAGGGCGACGGCGGAGTTCAGGAAGGTCTGTCCCCAGGCGGGGGCCAGCAGTCCCGCAGCGTCGAGCCGCACCAGTTCGGCGAACGAGTAGATCGGGCTGACCGCCGAGCCGAAGCCGTCCTGATCGACGGCGGACGAAGGTCCGGTGGCACGCAGCCCGGCCAGGAACAGCAGAACCGGCCCGGCCCCGAGGAACACCAACGATTTCATCACGCGGCGGTGCTCTCCGTCGGCCATGACGACGAGCAGTGCCAGTGCCAGGCTGCCGATGACGATGCGCCCGAACCCGTTGAACAGGTACAGGAAGTAGACGACGAAGGCGAGCCCGGCGAGCGCCCCGCTGAGCGCCCGCCACCGCCCTGCCGGCCCCCGTAGCAGCCCCACCGTCACCAGCAGGACCCCGACGAAGCCGGCCGAGTCGACCAGAGGCAACCGCTGGGGTACCACGAGCGAGATGGTCACCGCGAGTGCGAGCAGGACGCAGCCGTACCGCACTGCCCAGCCCGCCGTCCTACCGTCCGCCCGCGCCGCGTCCGGGACGAGACGGGGTGCCGGCCATCGTCGCCAAAAGATCATCCAGGTGAGGACCTGTCCGAAGTAGCAGGTCGCCGCGACGCTCAGGAACGGCAGGCCGGGGTCGGTCACCGCCGCCTGCCGCACGTGGTAGAGGCAGCCGAAACCGACGAAGACGGCCGAGGCAAGAGCGTAGACGCCGACCGCGGTGATCCGGGGGCCGCCGTGGTGCCAGAACACCCAGGCGCCGAAGGCGATCGAGAGCAGGCTCAGCGCCAGGACTGCGTCCTGTCCCCAACTGTCCGGCGTCCCGAGATCAATGAGGAGGCCGACGGCGCCGAGCCCCAGCCAGCACAGCGCGATCGCCGTATGCCGGGCGCCGGAGAGCCCATGGTCGCTCGCCACCCGCCGGCGGACGCCGGACTGGTTCGGGACCGCGCCACCACCAACGGGTGACGGTCTGCCGTGGTACGCCGCGCGCTCAAGGACCGGTACGCCGGTCGATGCCTTCATAAAGTGACAGCCTATGCGAGAAGGGCGGATCGGAAGCCCGAATCGGACTTACTCCGACTGCATTTTTCGGCGTCACCCGGGCCTCCGCCGCTCGTTATTAACGTGTCATCCGGTTAGCGGGACATGCGGCAGGCAGAGGGATAGATACCGGCGTGAGAGAGA
This is a stretch of genomic DNA from Micromonospora sp. WMMD1082. It encodes these proteins:
- a CDS encoding helix-turn-helix transcriptional regulator, giving the protein MKRRRLALTLRKLREQTGLSSAEAARRVDHDASWLSRIEIAEVRPHPNDVRALLTLYGVAGEEAEAVIEVARQAKQRGWWQQYSDVLPGWFATYVGMESEASVIRSYQCQMIPGLLQTEDYARAAFRGAPVPMRDEEVERQVALRMERQAILGSAGQPTLRVILDEGAVRRAVGGPDVLRAQITRLLEESSRSRLQIQVLPFGAGTGFDGSFVILDFPPLPAPYPDAVEDRLVYVDTLTGALYLEAPAEVAGYAAAFEQLAANALSPSESRDTLRKLAVE
- a CDS encoding polysaccharide biosynthesis protein, encoding MTSSLSGRHFLITGGTGSFGQTMVSRLLDAGAAEVRVLSRDESKQDAMRHRLRDDRVRYYVGDVRDFDSVVKAARGVEFVFHAAALKQVPSCEFFPLEAVRTNVLGSANVVDACERNGVETLVLLSTDKAVYPVNAMGMTKALMEKVAQAHARNNPSARTRVCCVRYGNVMYSRGSVIPLFIEQIRNGVAPTVTEPTMTRFLMSLGQSVELVEHAFRHGQPGDIFIRKAGACTIGDLATALCNLFGAPAKFEVLGIRHGEKLYETLASREDLARAEDFGDFLRVPIDSRDLNYALYFDEGDTRQEHVGDYHSHNARRLDVPEIMSLLLTLPEIRAQLDGIEQPTAIRGA
- a CDS encoding nucleoside-diphosphate sugar epimerase/dehydratase; translated protein: MRDTQSTRHPDLRLRRARARYRALAFLATDTTAWVGGFVAAAWTRYEFALTATQLTRAAGCGLLAAGLHITVAAARRVRSGRHPLGSLQEVRGLAGTALTAAAVILLGVLPIAERPVPASTPLVGGALALLFMLAVRFAYRHRRDLALRPDVRSSTPVLLFGMGDAGQGLLRALLTDPQSRYRPVGALDDDPDKRNLSVDGVRVLGGRDDVAEAVRRTGATTVIFSVANADATLIRQIREATLNARAAFKVLPPVRDLVDHRITVTDVRDVQISDLLGRRQVVADMAVRTNGLTGRRILVTGAGGSIGSELCRQVMKADPGELMMLDRDESALHALQMSLDGRAMLDGPELILADLRDDESIRRIIRERRPEIIFHAAALKHLTLLERHPGEAVKTNVWGTLSVLDACQDVAKFVNISTDKAADPISVLGYSKRITERLTAHAASRFPGTFLSVRFGNVLSSRGSVVTAFQRQIETGNPLTVTHPEVTRYLMTVQEAVHLVLQAAEIGRDGEALVLDMGEPVRIADLARQMAEQAASDVPIVFTGLRPGEKLHEDLLGTGESDARPLHPLVSHVAVPPLDPLEVSGLDPFDDPEKVITELARLCAQPVGRVGDTVLGGLPLPR
- a CDS encoding glycosyltransferase family 4 protein, with protein sequence MTGPGAPAVNPAATRVALVSQFFPPEPVPIPLGLTRCLRRQGYVVDVLTGVPNYPTGIVHPGYPHRRRTVDGVDGVRVLRTPLHPSHDRSAVGRAANYLSWAASSTLLGSPLMRTADVALVYSSPATAASAALAARLRWGVPYVLMVMDLWPDSVFATGFLTRGIAHRAAEATLRRFTDLTYRWADHVTVPSPGLRDIVVARGVPAEKVSVIYNWADEKLMQPTEPDPHLRSRLGLTPDDFMLMYGGNHGPAQDLGVAIAAMDRLRDLTDVHLVLVGDGVSRPALRARAEGLGLRTVHFVDPVAPEQMAAVMAAADIQLVCLADEPLFQITMPSKVQTILACGQPVLSCAPGDAARAVRDAGAGFTSPPGDPQQLAETVRLAHATPRSRLRAMGRAGLDHYRLLMSEGANAPALAELLADAAAKGRRRPHGKQERR
- the wecB gene encoding UDP-N-acetylglucosamine 2-epimerase (non-hydrolyzing), which translates into the protein MTRVMTVVGTRPEIIRLSRITDRLDRTVEHVLVHTGQNWDRSLSDVFFTEMRIREPDRFLRVDTSSLGRVLGGVLVGVEEAIRELRPDALLVLGDTNSAIAAVMARRMRVPVYHMEAGNRCFDLNVPEETNRRLVDHVADFNLVYSEHARRNLLAEGLHPRRILHTGSPMREVLDHYRPQIEASSILRQLELDPGGYFVVSAHREENVDDPARLRRLLDCLRAVRAEWGLPVLVSTHPRTRKRLESLTDDGTDLDGIAFHEPFGFFDYVRLQTRARCVLSDSGTISEEAAILGFPAVTLRESMERPEALDAGGIIMTGLDREGVVEAVRVAIDQVAVAGVPCPADYQVTDTSRLVVNFILSTVRRHHDWAGIRR
- a CDS encoding O-antigen polymerase, encoding MKASTGVPVLERAAYHGRPSPVGGGAVPNQSGVRRRVASDHGLSGARHTAIALCWLGLGAVGLLIDLGTPDSWGQDAVLALSLLSIAFGAWVFWHHGGPRITAVGVYALASAVFVGFGCLYHVRQAAVTDPGLPFLSVAATCYFGQVLTWMIFWRRWPAPRLVPDAARADGRTAGWAVRYGCVLLALAVTISLVVPQRLPLVDSAGFVGVLLVTVGLLRGPAGRWRALSGALAGLAFVVYFLYLFNGFGRIVIGSLALALLVVMADGEHRRVMKSLVFLGAGPVLLFLAGLRATGPSSAVDQDGFGSAVSPIYSFAELVRLDAAGLLAPAWGQTFLNSAVALIPRALWPDKPVGFGADLVPLLRPDLAGTEHSSAALWQGEWLYNFGLWGLALMIPVAGLVVRAVDRLYARAASRPLTTPARLSAYVASVLAAVGMFDLVWVGSFTYVARTGGRLLVLAALVLAVGWVVRRLGDPAGGVVAGSGGDRWRVDQPQRSAGRHRSNR
- a CDS encoding DUF397 domain-containing protein: MDLSRAEWHKSTRSGSSGDCVEVAGNLPGVVGVRDSKEPHGPVLTFSPTGWSAFVSGVKRHRG
- a CDS encoding SDR family oxidoreductase, with translation MSRRVLVLGATGMLGHTLMRELLDAPGVEVRGAARGAAGLPPEVAGRVTTGVDILDPGRVGRLLDEVGPDVVVNCVGVIKQRPEVQDAVHTVTVNALFPHQLAEECGRRDARLVHVSTDCVFSGDRGGYVETDIPDPPDLYGRSKLLGEVHRAPALTLRTSIIGHELTGHRSLVDWFLSQNSVVSGYTKAIYSGVTTVEFARLLRSVVLPREDLGGLYHVAASPISKYELLKLVADAYGWAGRIVPHDSFVCDRSMSAEALAGATGYRPPAWPEMIAQLHGAATRWGIRSS